DNA from Pseudomonas mendocina:
GCATGCACTTTCGTGAGGAACTTTGAAATGCAGCGAATTCTGTTGTTGGAATGCGGTCCTTATGGGCAGCAGAGTCGCGGCAGTCGCCTGGCCCAGGAACTGGTCGAGCGTTTGCGTCAGCGCCATCCCCATGCGCAGCTCGTGGAGCGCGATCTGGCGAGCGAGCCTTTGCCTGCCTTGCACGCGGCCTATGCCGATGCGCTGGTTGCGCAGGCGTCAGGGGATGACCCGGCGTTGAGGCTGTCCGAGCAACTGATCGGTGAGCTGGAAAGCAGCGATTGCCTGGTGATAGCCACGCCGATGCACAATTTCACGGTGCCGGCAGCACTGAAGCTATGGATCGACTATGTGCTGCGCATTGGCCGCAGCTTTGCCGCTACCGAGGCGGGCAAGGTCGGCCTGCTGGCGGATCGGCCGACCTTCGTGGTGGTGAGTTCGGGCGGTTTCTACCGTGGCGAGCAGGCGCGCCAGCCGGACTTTCTCACGCCTTACCTGCGAAACGTGTTGAGCACCATCGGCATTCATGACCTGGAGTTCGTTCATCTCCAGGGCCTGGTTCGTGGCCAGGAGCACGCCGAGGCGATGCTGGCGCAGGCGCGTGAACAACTGGCGTTCAATCCCTATCTTGCCGCTCAAGGAGAGTATTCATGAGTACTTTGCGTCAACCCTATTACGAACTGTCCGCCGAAGCGATGCAGGGGCTGATCAGTACCAAGGCGGTGCTGGAG
Protein-coding regions in this window:
- a CDS encoding FMN-dependent NADH-azoreductase, which codes for MQRILLLECGPYGQQSRGSRLAQELVERLRQRHPHAQLVERDLASEPLPALHAAYADALVAQASGDDPALRLSEQLIGELESSDCLVIATPMHNFTVPAALKLWIDYVLRIGRSFAATEAGKVGLLADRPTFVVVSSGGFYRGEQARQPDFLTPYLRNVLSTIGIHDLEFVHLQGLVRGQEHAEAMLAQAREQLAFNPYLAAQGEYS